The Scomber japonicus isolate fScoJap1 chromosome 8, fScoJap1.pri, whole genome shotgun sequence genome has a segment encoding these proteins:
- the LOC128363466 gene encoding transcription factor Adf-1-like: MEDKLIVAVTAHPVLYDTSCLLYRDRYKKEQAWSKVSEVAGLPVDVCRRRWKSLRDTYMRERRKGTESRSGAAAGTAKKWKYFAVLSFLDPFVAPRETSGNMGAGVEEDGAVEYSVGSMEDEGETAGPSGITIGAQADSDIEPESAGAPPDDGPAVSPTAVSAASPAASVPRATKRSRKRAREEEDSADSNNRRAELEALVLDTLNGLKQRAQPASQPPPSEDELFLKSLVPSLERLSPQRKAFVKFQIHKLIYEASTVVLNLEPAE; the protein is encoded by the exons ATGGAGGACAAATTGATCGTTGCCGTTACAGCTCACCCCGTGCTTTACGACACGTCCTGTCTCCTTTACCGGGATCGGTACAAAAAGGAGCAGGCGTGGAGTAAAGTAAGCGAGGTGGCTGGATTACCTG TTGATGTGTGTCGCAGGAGATGGAAGAGCCTCAGGGACACATatatgagggagaggaggaaggggacagAGTCAAGGAGTGGGGCAGCAGCAGGGACAGCGAAGAAGTGGAAGTACTTCGCGGTCCTGTCTTTCCTCGACCCCTTTGTTGCCCCCCGTGAAACAAGCGGGAACATGGGGGCAGGGGTCGAGGAAGATGGGGCCGTGGAGTACAGTGTAGGGTCCATGGAGGACGAGGGAGAGACAGCAGGCCCATCAGGGATTACCATCGGAG CCCAAGCAGATTCTGACATTGAGCCAGAGTCTGCTGGTGCTCCCCCTGATGATGGTCCAGCTGTCTCTCCcactgctgtctctgctgcttcccCTGCTGCTTCAGTGCCAAGAG CGACAAAGAGGTCCAGGAAGAGagccagggaggaggaagaCTCCGCCGACTCCAACAACAGACGGGCGGAGTTAGAGGCTCTCGTCCTGGACACCCTGAACGGCCTGAAGCAGCGAGCTCAACCTGCTTCCCAACCTCCCCCCTCAGAGGATGAACTATTCCTCAAAAGCCTGGTTCCTTCCCTGGAGAGGTTGTCACCCCAAAGGAAGGCATTTGTAAAATTTCAAATTCATAAACTTATTTATGAAGCCAGCACTGTTGTGCTCAATTTGGAACCTGCCGAGTAG